One window of Curtobacterium sp. 458 genomic DNA carries:
- a CDS encoding DUF3090 domain-containing protein has translation MPTIVHGFDWPDRIVVGTIGRPGERAFYLQARDGKRVTSVALEKEQSAVLAEKVDELLDEVATVDDNRFSVPDTAPKELFDGDPLDQPVEPEFRAGALSLGFDPATAQVVIEAYPIDDEVEIVAEETGEDGEVEAVVEIPEPAELFQVKIPVGTARAFVERTREVVAAGRPPGVA, from the coding sequence ATGCCCACCATCGTCCACGGCTTCGACTGGCCGGACCGCATCGTCGTCGGCACGATCGGACGCCCCGGTGAGCGTGCGTTCTACCTGCAGGCGCGGGACGGCAAGCGCGTCACGAGCGTCGCCCTCGAGAAGGAGCAGTCGGCGGTCCTCGCCGAGAAGGTCGACGAGCTCCTGGACGAGGTCGCGACGGTCGACGACAACCGCTTCAGCGTCCCGGACACCGCGCCGAAGGAGCTCTTCGACGGGGACCCGCTCGACCAGCCCGTCGAGCCGGAGTTCCGCGCCGGTGCCCTGAGCCTCGGTTTCGACCCCGCCACGGCACAGGTCGTCATCGAGGCCTACCCGATCGACGACGAGGTCGAGATCGTCGCCGAGGAGACCGGCGAGGACGGCGAGGTCGAGGCGGTCGTCGAGATCCCCGAGCCCGCGGAGCTGTTCCAGGTGAAGATCCCGGTCGGCACCGCCCGCGCCTTCGTCGAGCGCACCCGCGAGGTCGTCGCCGCCGGACGCCCACCCGGGGTGGCATGA
- a CDS encoding SCO1664 family protein, with the protein MSEVTIRARIREASNATFLADLDGEAVVYKPIEGERPLWDFPDGTLAGREVAAYLVSEAFGWGVVPPTWLGDGPFGPGMLQRWQDVDPEQDAVDIVAPDVAEAPGSPWLPVLEAIDEHEQPVTLVHEDSEQLRRMAVFDVVVNNADRKGGHVLAMPDGHRYGVDHGLTFHVEHKLRTVLWGWIGEPLTPDELEGIDRVSAALSGDLGRALREHLTGQEVDTIAARCAALRAVGIFPPPPGHGSAVPWPLF; encoded by the coding sequence ATGAGCGAGGTCACGATCCGCGCCCGGATCCGCGAGGCGTCCAACGCGACCTTCCTCGCCGACCTCGACGGCGAGGCCGTCGTCTACAAGCCGATCGAGGGCGAGCGCCCCCTGTGGGACTTCCCGGACGGGACGCTCGCCGGCCGGGAGGTCGCGGCGTACCTCGTCTCGGAGGCGTTCGGCTGGGGCGTCGTCCCGCCGACCTGGCTCGGCGACGGGCCGTTCGGCCCCGGCATGCTCCAGCGCTGGCAGGACGTCGACCCGGAGCAGGACGCGGTCGACATCGTCGCGCCGGACGTCGCCGAGGCGCCGGGGTCCCCGTGGCTGCCCGTCCTCGAGGCGATCGACGAGCACGAGCAGCCCGTGACGCTCGTGCACGAGGACTCCGAGCAGCTCCGACGCATGGCGGTGTTCGACGTCGTCGTGAACAACGCCGACCGCAAGGGCGGGCACGTGCTCGCGATGCCGGACGGCCACCGGTACGGCGTCGACCACGGCCTCACCTTCCACGTCGAGCACAAGCTCCGCACGGTGCTGTGGGGCTGGATCGGCGAACCCCTGACCCCCGACGAACTCGAGGGCATCGACCGGGTGTCCGCCGCGTTGAGCGGCGACCTCGGTCGTGCGCTGCGGGAACACCTCACGGGGCAGGAGGTCGACACGATCGCGGCGCGGTGCGCTGCGCTCCGCGCCGTCGGGATCTTCCCGCCGCCGCCCGGCCACGGCTCGGCCGTGCCCTGGCCACTGTTCTGA
- a CDS encoding VWA domain-containing protein produces MASRQNRRLTRDARYGRYEGGPDPLAPPVDLSEALDAIGEDVMGGTSPERALREFLRRGGRTQRGLDDLMRRVAERRRDLTSRNNLDGTLQQVKQLLDEAVLAERGELARNVDIDDGDRALAEMQLDSLPPSPAAAVQELGGYDWTSPTARQKYEEIKDLLGREVLDQRFAGMKQALENATDEDRAAVSEMMRDLNELLESHRAGTDTQEQFDDFMAKHGQHFPSNPKDVDELLDDLAARAAAAQRMRNSMTQEQRDELDALAQQAFGSPDLMGQLGQLDGNLRALRPGEDWGGSERMDGDQGLGLGDGTGVFQDIADLDALAEQLAQTGPGSDLDDLDLDALSRQLGDEAAVDARTLQQLEKALRNSGTVRRGSDGQLQLTPKAMRQLGKSLLKDVAERMSGRQGARDLRRSGASGEPSGATRPWEYGDTEPWDVTRSITNALVRTAAAGRSGPGVRLEIDDVEVQETEARTQACVALLVDTSFSMAMEDRWVPMKRTALALHTLVSTRFRGDDLQLIAFGREAEVMDIDQLVGLDAMWDKGTNLHHALLLANRHFRKHPTAQPVLLIVTDGEPTSHLEPNGQVWFNYPPDPITVALSVRELENAGRLGAQTTFFRLGDDPGLARFIDAMAKRVDGTVVAPENDDLGVAVVGSYLGSRRGGGAYGGSAFGGGLFGGYGRDDWSF; encoded by the coding sequence ATGGCTAGCCGCCAGAACCGCCGCCTCACCCGGGACGCCCGCTACGGGAGGTACGAGGGCGGCCCGGACCCGCTCGCCCCACCGGTCGACCTGTCCGAGGCGCTCGACGCCATCGGCGAGGACGTCATGGGCGGCACCTCGCCCGAGCGTGCGCTGCGGGAGTTCCTGCGCCGCGGCGGTCGGACACAGCGAGGCCTCGACGACCTCATGCGTCGCGTGGCCGAACGGCGCCGTGACCTCACGAGCCGGAACAACCTCGACGGCACGCTGCAGCAGGTGAAGCAGCTCCTCGACGAGGCCGTGCTCGCCGAACGCGGCGAACTGGCCCGCAACGTCGACATCGACGACGGCGACCGCGCCCTCGCCGAGATGCAGCTCGACAGCCTCCCGCCGTCGCCCGCCGCAGCCGTGCAGGAGCTCGGCGGGTACGACTGGACGAGCCCGACCGCACGCCAGAAGTACGAGGAGATCAAGGACCTCCTCGGCCGCGAGGTCCTCGACCAGCGCTTCGCGGGGATGAAGCAGGCGCTCGAGAACGCCACCGACGAGGACCGCGCCGCCGTCTCGGAGATGATGCGCGACCTCAACGAACTGCTGGAGTCGCACCGCGCCGGGACGGACACGCAGGAGCAGTTCGACGACTTCATGGCGAAGCACGGACAGCACTTCCCGTCGAACCCGAAGGACGTCGACGAGCTCCTCGACGACCTCGCCGCCCGTGCCGCGGCCGCCCAGCGGATGCGCAACTCGATGACCCAGGAGCAGCGGGACGAGCTCGACGCCCTGGCCCAGCAGGCTTTCGGCTCCCCCGACCTCATGGGGCAGCTGGGCCAGCTCGACGGCAACCTCCGCGCTCTCCGCCCCGGTGAGGACTGGGGCGGGTCCGAGCGGATGGACGGCGACCAGGGGCTCGGGCTCGGCGACGGCACCGGGGTCTTCCAGGACATCGCCGACCTCGACGCACTCGCCGAGCAGCTCGCGCAGACCGGGCCCGGCTCGGACCTCGACGACCTCGACCTCGACGCGCTCTCGCGGCAGCTCGGCGACGAGGCGGCCGTCGACGCCCGGACGCTGCAGCAGCTCGAGAAGGCCCTCCGCAACTCGGGCACCGTCCGACGCGGTTCGGACGGGCAGCTGCAACTCACCCCGAAGGCGATGCGGCAGCTCGGGAAGAGCCTCCTCAAGGACGTCGCCGAGCGGATGTCCGGCCGTCAGGGCGCGCGCGACCTCCGCCGCTCCGGCGCGTCCGGTGAGCCGTCCGGGGCCACCCGCCCGTGGGAGTACGGCGACACCGAGCCGTGGGACGTCACGCGCTCGATCACGAACGCCCTCGTGCGCACCGCGGCGGCCGGACGCTCCGGTCCCGGCGTGCGGCTGGAGATCGACGACGTCGAGGTGCAGGAGACCGAGGCCCGGACGCAGGCCTGCGTGGCGCTGCTCGTCGACACCTCCTTCTCGATGGCGATGGAGGACCGCTGGGTGCCGATGAAGCGCACCGCCCTCGCCCTGCACACCCTCGTGTCCACCCGGTTCCGCGGCGACGACCTGCAGCTGATCGCGTTCGGCCGCGAGGCCGAGGTGATGGACATCGATCAGCTCGTCGGACTCGACGCGATGTGGGACAAGGGCACGAACCTGCACCACGCGCTGCTCCTCGCGAACCGGCACTTCCGGAAGCACCCGACCGCACAGCCGGTGCTGCTGATCGTCACCGACGGCGAGCCCACGTCGCACCTGGAGCCGAACGGGCAGGTCTGGTTCAACTACCCGCCCGACCCGATCACGGTCGCGCTCTCCGTCCGCGAGCTCGAGAACGCCGGACGGCTCGGCGCCCAGACCACCTTCTTCCGACTCGGCGACGACCCGGGGCTCGCCCGGTTCATCGACGCGATGGCGAAGCGGGTGGACGGCACGGTCGTGGCGCCGGAGAACGACGACCTCGGCGTCGCCGTGGTCGGTTCCTACCTCGGTTCGCGACGCGGCGGTGGCGCGTACGGCGGCAGCGCCTTCGGCGGCGGCCTCTTCGGCGGGTACGGCCGCGACGACTGGTCGTTCTGA
- a CDS encoding AAA family ATPase → MTRPDIRTVGELRASGHVQKSVRAEIRDNLLQALREGRDPWPGLHGFETTVIPQLERALIAGHDVVLLGERGQGKTRLLRTLQGLLDEWTPVIAGSELGEHPFEPITTASTSRAADLGDAMPIEWRHRDDRYVEKLATPDTSVADLIGDVDPMKVAEGRSLGDPETIHFGLVPRGHRGIVAINELPDLAERIQVAMLNVMEERDVQIRGYVLRLPLDVLVVASANPEDYTNRGRIITPLKDRFGAEIRTHYPIELADEIAVIKQEAAITADVPDALIEILARFTRALRQSSAVDQRSGVSARFAIAGAETVSAAAVHRAARQGEEHPVARPIDLETAVDVLGGKIEFENGEEDRADEVLEHLLRTATAETVRERFRGIDFGVLVEALDGGTMVTTGEQVSARDFLEGLPSIGESDVYDQVCERLGANDDGERAGAIELALEGLFLARKISKESGGGEAVYG, encoded by the coding sequence GTGACCCGACCTGACATCCGTACGGTCGGCGAGCTCCGCGCTTCTGGTCACGTCCAGAAGTCGGTCCGCGCCGAGATCCGCGACAACCTCCTCCAGGCCCTCCGTGAGGGCCGCGACCCGTGGCCCGGCCTGCACGGCTTCGAGACCACCGTGATCCCGCAGCTCGAACGCGCCCTCATCGCCGGGCACGACGTCGTCCTGCTCGGCGAGCGCGGCCAGGGCAAGACCCGACTGCTCCGCACCCTGCAGGGGCTGCTCGACGAGTGGACGCCGGTGATCGCCGGTTCCGAGCTCGGTGAGCACCCGTTCGAGCCGATCACGACGGCCAGCACCTCGCGGGCGGCCGACCTCGGCGACGCGATGCCGATCGAGTGGCGGCACCGTGACGACCGCTACGTCGAGAAGCTCGCGACGCCGGACACGAGCGTGGCCGACCTCATCGGCGACGTCGACCCCATGAAGGTGGCGGAGGGTCGCAGCCTCGGCGACCCCGAGACGATCCACTTCGGCCTGGTCCCGCGCGGACACCGCGGCATCGTCGCGATCAACGAGCTGCCCGACCTCGCCGAGCGCATCCAGGTCGCGATGCTCAACGTGATGGAGGAGCGCGACGTCCAGATCCGCGGCTACGTCCTGCGACTGCCGCTCGACGTGCTCGTCGTGGCGAGCGCCAACCCCGAGGACTACACGAACCGCGGCCGGATCATCACCCCGCTGAAGGACCGCTTCGGCGCCGAGATCCGCACGCACTACCCGATCGAGCTCGCGGACGAGATCGCCGTCATCAAGCAGGAGGCCGCGATCACGGCCGACGTGCCCGACGCGCTCATCGAGATCCTCGCGAGGTTCACCCGGGCACTCCGGCAGTCGAGCGCGGTCGACCAGCGCAGCGGTGTCAGCGCCCGGTTCGCGATCGCCGGGGCCGAGACGGTCTCCGCGGCTGCCGTGCACCGAGCGGCGCGCCAGGGCGAGGAGCACCCGGTCGCCCGCCCGATCGACCTCGAGACCGCCGTCGACGTCCTCGGCGGCAAGATCGAGTTCGAGAACGGTGAAGAAGACCGCGCCGACGAGGTCCTCGAACACCTGCTCCGCACCGCCACGGCCGAGACGGTCCGCGAGCGCTTCCGCGGCATCGACTTCGGCGTCCTGGTCGAGGCCCTCGACGGCGGCACGATGGTCACGACCGGCGAGCAGGTCAGCGCGCGCGACTTCCTCGAGGGGCTGCCGTCCATCGGGGAGTCCGACGTGTACGACCAGGTGTGCGAGCGGCTCGGGGCGAACGACGACGGGGAACGGGCCGGTGCGATCGAGCTCGCGCTCGAGGGGCTCTTCCTCGCCAGGAAGATCAGCAAGGAGTCGGGAGGGGGCGAGGCCGTCTATGGCTAG
- a CDS encoding MFS transporter has protein sequence MDRLPWTRFHWSVVVGLGVSWVLDGLEIQIVSNAGFQADLGLSTQQVTLLGTIYLFGQVIGALVFGRLSDKLGRRKLFILTLAIYLVGSGIAGLAQDFWFLAVFRFVAGLGIGGEYAAINSAIDELIPSKYRGHVDIAINGTYWGGAALGAFANIYLLDTAHFAENIGWRIGFFLGPVLGIAIIFLRRHIPESPRWMMTHGKEEEAERTVSEIEASVERSTGQKLPDVDPSKALTVTPLDNVRFSTIVKVLFRQYPKRTLVGATMMITQAFLYNAIFFTYALVLTNFFGLKTAQTSVYFFPFAVGNLLGPLILGRFFDTWGRRQMIFLTYLVSGLVLATSAFLFRADAISAGVQVAFWCVSFFFASAGASSAYLTVSEIFPLELRSQAISYFFALAQIFGAIAPAIYGAFIGDGTSREPLFWGYLLGSAVMIAGGVIALIFGVDSARKGLEDITQPLSVLTGQEEPAKR, from the coding sequence ATGGACCGGCTGCCGTGGACGCGGTTCCACTGGAGCGTCGTCGTGGGTCTCGGGGTCTCCTGGGTCCTCGACGGTCTGGAGATCCAGATCGTCTCGAACGCGGGCTTCCAGGCTGATCTCGGTCTGTCGACCCAGCAGGTGACCCTCCTGGGGACGATCTACCTGTTCGGACAGGTGATCGGGGCGCTGGTGTTCGGCCGGCTGTCCGACAAACTCGGCCGGCGGAAGCTCTTCATCCTGACGCTGGCGATCTACCTCGTCGGGTCGGGCATCGCCGGTCTCGCGCAGGACTTCTGGTTCCTGGCGGTGTTCCGCTTCGTCGCGGGTCTCGGCATCGGCGGCGAGTACGCGGCGATCAACTCGGCCATCGACGAGCTGATCCCGTCGAAGTACCGCGGGCACGTCGACATCGCCATCAACGGCACGTACTGGGGCGGAGCGGCGCTCGGAGCGTTCGCGAACATCTACCTGCTCGACACCGCGCACTTCGCCGAGAACATCGGTTGGCGCATCGGCTTCTTCCTCGGCCCGGTGCTCGGCATCGCGATCATCTTCCTCCGGCGGCACATCCCGGAGAGTCCCCGCTGGATGATGACCCACGGCAAGGAGGAGGAGGCCGAACGGACGGTCTCGGAGATCGAGGCGTCCGTCGAACGCTCCACCGGGCAGAAGCTGCCGGACGTCGACCCCTCGAAGGCCCTGACGGTGACGCCGCTCGACAACGTCCGGTTCAGCACCATCGTGAAGGTGCTGTTCCGGCAGTACCCGAAGCGGACGCTCGTCGGCGCGACGATGATGATCACGCAGGCGTTCCTCTACAACGCGATCTTCTTCACGTACGCGCTCGTCCTGACGAACTTCTTCGGGCTGAAGACCGCGCAGACGTCGGTGTACTTCTTCCCGTTCGCGGTCGGGAACCTGCTCGGCCCGCTCATCCTCGGTCGGTTCTTCGACACCTGGGGTCGGCGGCAGATGATCTTCCTGACGTACCTCGTGTCCGGTCTCGTGCTGGCGACCTCGGCGTTCCTGTTCCGCGCCGACGCGATCAGCGCCGGCGTCCAGGTCGCCTTCTGGTGCGTCTCCTTCTTCTTCGCCTCGGCCGGGGCGTCGAGCGCCTACCTGACGGTGTCGGAGATCTTCCCGCTCGAACTGCGGTCCCAGGCGATCTCGTACTTCTTCGCCCTCGCACAGATCTTCGGCGCGATCGCACCCGCGATCTACGGTGCGTTCATCGGGGACGGGACCTCGCGCGAACCGCTCTTCTGGGGCTACCTACTCGGTTCTGCGGTGATGATCGCCGGCGGTGTCATCGCGCTGATCTTCGGCGTGGACTCGGCCCGGAAGGGGCTCGAGGACATCACGCAGCCACTGTCCGTCCTCACCGGGCAGGAGGAACCCGCGAAGCGCTAG
- a CDS encoding GntR family transcriptional regulator — MERRPDRRRIRKPDELAVRRSLLRDAAFTILLENVLLGVYRRGERLRLEQIADDLQVSRTPVREALTPLESLRLVSVQRYVGVVIANWTVGEMCERLRIARSMLVEPLGGSVGVSDRFDRRLIAECRTEAGCFVELGAWVLRRSGASVSADWLESQFAVLDVFFTDDVCLANGIDAAVDRRYRVELLERARSAAERDAVTACTEALVELADALIGMPERFGVALSA; from the coding sequence GTGGAACGCAGACCAGACCGCCGTCGCATCCGGAAGCCCGACGAGCTCGCCGTCCGCCGCAGTCTGCTGCGCGACGCCGCGTTCACGATCCTGCTCGAGAACGTGTTGCTCGGCGTCTACCGCCGTGGTGAGCGGCTGCGACTCGAGCAGATCGCGGACGACCTGCAGGTCTCGCGGACACCCGTGCGTGAGGCGCTCACCCCGCTCGAATCGCTCCGCCTGGTGTCGGTGCAGCGGTACGTGGGTGTCGTCATCGCGAACTGGACCGTCGGGGAGATGTGCGAACGACTGCGGATCGCGCGGTCCATGCTCGTCGAACCCCTCGGCGGGAGCGTGGGCGTCTCCGACCGGTTCGACCGTCGACTCATCGCGGAGTGTCGGACCGAGGCCGGGTGCTTCGTCGAACTCGGGGCGTGGGTGCTCCGGCGATCGGGGGCTTCCGTGAGCGCGGACTGGCTGGAGTCGCAGTTCGCGGTGCTCGACGTCTTCTTCACGGACGACGTCTGCCTGGCGAACGGCATCGACGCCGCTGTGGACCGCCGGTACCGCGTGGAGCTGCTCGAGCGGGCTCGGTCGGCGGCGGAGCGTGATGCCGTCACGGCGTGCACGGAGGCGCTGGTCGAGCTCGCGGACGCGCTGATCGGGATGCCCGAGCGGTTCGGGGTGGCGCTGTCGGCGTGA
- a CDS encoding MFS transporter — protein sequence MPAGLIALALGGFGIGLTEFVITGLLPEVAADYGVTETTAGWLVTGYALAVIIGALGLTAATTRLPRKQVLLGLLVLFVIGNTLSAAAPTYGVMMVGRVVAALCHGAFFGIGSVVASNMVARERRASAVALMFTGLTASNVLGVPFGTFLGQALGWRATFWAIAGIGVVALVGVLVLVPAVRQAEQPSLVRELGAFRSGQVWLSLGITVLGYGGMFGAFTYIAYTLTSVSGFASSTVPWLLVVFGVGLFVGNFVGGKLAARSIDGTLLVVLSALTVVLALFALVATSPALTVVALVLMGAFGFATVPALQTRVMQHADHAPTLASGANIAAFNLGNALGAWIGGLTIAAGLGYTSPIWAGAGITVVSVALTLVAAAAARRHRRATAAAGGTGSVATA from the coding sequence ATGCCCGCGGGACTCATCGCCCTCGCCCTCGGCGGGTTCGGGATCGGACTCACCGAGTTCGTCATCACCGGACTGCTGCCCGAGGTCGCCGCCGACTACGGCGTGACCGAGACCACCGCCGGATGGCTCGTCACCGGGTACGCCCTCGCCGTGATCATCGGGGCGCTCGGCCTCACCGCCGCCACCACGCGACTCCCCCGCAAGCAGGTGCTCCTCGGGTTGCTCGTGCTCTTCGTCATCGGGAACACGCTGTCCGCGGCCGCGCCGACGTACGGCGTGATGATGGTCGGTCGGGTGGTCGCTGCGCTCTGCCACGGCGCGTTCTTCGGCATCGGCTCCGTCGTCGCGTCGAACATGGTCGCCCGGGAGCGCCGCGCGTCCGCCGTCGCCCTCATGTTCACCGGCCTCACCGCGTCGAACGTCCTCGGCGTGCCGTTCGGGACCTTCCTCGGGCAGGCACTCGGCTGGCGGGCCACGTTCTGGGCGATCGCCGGCATCGGGGTCGTCGCGCTCGTCGGGGTCCTCGTCCTCGTGCCGGCCGTCCGGCAGGCCGAGCAGCCGTCGCTCGTCCGGGAGCTGGGCGCCTTCCGCTCCGGCCAGGTCTGGCTGTCGCTCGGGATCACGGTCCTCGGCTACGGCGGGATGTTCGGCGCGTTCACCTACATCGCGTACACGCTCACCTCGGTCAGCGGCTTCGCGTCCTCCACCGTCCCCTGGCTGCTCGTGGTGTTCGGCGTCGGGCTGTTCGTCGGGAACTTCGTCGGCGGCAAGCTCGCCGCACGGTCGATCGACGGCACGCTCCTCGTCGTCCTGTCCGCACTGACGGTCGTGCTCGCGCTGTTCGCCCTCGTCGCGACCTCGCCGGCGCTGACCGTGGTCGCCCTCGTGCTCATGGGGGCGTTCGGGTTCGCCACGGTGCCGGCACTGCAGACGCGGGTGATGCAGCACGCGGATCACGCGCCGACCCTGGCGAGCGGTGCGAACATCGCGGCGTTCAACCTCGGGAACGCGCTCGGGGCATGGATCGGCGGTCTGACGATCGCTGCCGGGTTGGGCTACACGTCGCCGATCTGGGCCGGCGCGGGCATCACGGTCGTGTCCGTGGCGCTCACCCTGGTCGCGGCCGCGGCTGCTCGTCGGCACCGGCGCGCAACGGCCGCGGCGGGCGGGACCGGCTCGGTCGCGACCGCGTAG
- a CDS encoding MarR family transcriptional regulator, with protein MSVDDTSTAVRAHGWRTLAALHGLIETRLERALRAVDLSVVEYTVLDALRRQDGFHMRMQQLARAAALSPSATTRLVNRLEDRALLTRVLCADDRRGLYTELTHAGQVLLDAATPLHAAALEEALAEAREVPELEELAASVDRLEGVRA; from the coding sequence ATGAGTGTCGACGACACGTCCACCGCTGTCCGCGCGCACGGCTGGCGGACCCTCGCCGCCCTGCACGGCCTCATCGAGACGCGGCTCGAGCGAGCACTCCGGGCCGTCGACCTGTCCGTCGTCGAGTACACGGTGCTCGATGCTCTCCGGCGACAGGACGGCTTCCACATGCGGATGCAGCAGCTCGCCCGCGCGGCCGCCCTGAGCCCGAGCGCCACGACGAGGCTCGTCAACCGGCTCGAGGACCGGGCGTTGCTCACCCGCGTGCTCTGCGCCGACGACCGTCGCGGCCTGTACACGGAGCTCACCCACGCCGGCCAGGTGCTCCTGGACGCGGCGACGCCCCTCCACGCCGCGGCGCTCGAGGAGGCGCTCGCCGAAGCGCGCGAGGTCCCGGAACTCGAGGAACTCGCGGCGTCGGTCGATCGCCTCGAGGGCGTGCGCGCCTGA
- a CDS encoding glycosyl hydrolase family 18 protein — translation MVRRGITVAAVLLAGVLLAGCSSDPSVAAGRLAVEGYVEPGSGAAGRVTAAADRASTIGIDGVTLADDGATLLDPPDGTAALARTATRAGSSPELLVSNFSSDLGDFSPQIGTALLSRAAHRSAVAAELARRAHDLGVRGVQIDLESLRARDRAGLVAFAGELSDAVHDRLGRGARVSIAVMASTDADGYRDTGYDLRRLVQHVDRVVLMTYDQHGLWSGPGAIGSLPWTERVVRVAEAEGVPRSRIDLGIAGYGYVWGGEHDGEQVTPARAAELAGKAATWSARDGEWSAVLRDGVRVHWSDARSYRARVALATTLRLHGVALWSLNLEALPRT, via the coding sequence ATGGTGCGTCGAGGAATCACCGTGGCCGCGGTCCTGCTGGCCGGCGTCCTGCTCGCGGGCTGCTCGTCCGATCCGAGCGTCGCCGCCGGTCGGCTCGCCGTCGAGGGCTACGTCGAACCCGGGTCGGGGGCGGCGGGCCGCGTGACGGCCGCTGCGGACCGGGCGAGCACGATCGGGATCGACGGCGTGACCCTGGCGGATGACGGCGCGACGCTGCTGGACCCGCCCGACGGCACCGCTGCGCTCGCTCGGACGGCCACTCGGGCGGGTTCGTCGCCCGAGCTCCTGGTGAGCAACTTCTCGTCCGACCTCGGCGACTTCTCCCCGCAGATCGGGACTGCCCTGTTGTCCCGCGCAGCGCACCGCTCGGCCGTCGCCGCCGAACTCGCCCGACGTGCGCACGACCTCGGCGTGCGGGGCGTGCAGATCGACCTCGAGTCACTCCGTGCGCGCGACCGAGCGGGCCTCGTCGCGTTCGCGGGCGAGCTGTCCGACGCCGTGCACGACCGCCTCGGCCGGGGCGCACGGGTCTCGATCGCGGTCATGGCCTCGACGGACGCCGACGGCTACCGCGACACCGGCTACGACCTGCGCCGTCTCGTGCAGCACGTGGACCGGGTCGTGCTCATGACCTACGACCAGCACGGGCTGTGGAGTGGCCCCGGCGCGATCGGGTCGCTCCCCTGGACGGAGCGGGTCGTCCGAGTAGCCGAGGCCGAGGGGGTCCCGCGGAGCCGGATCGACCTCGGGATCGCTGGCTACGGCTACGTGTGGGGCGGCGAGCACGACGGTGAGCAGGTGACGCCCGCCCGGGCTGCGGAGCTCGCCGGGAAGGCGGCGACCTGGTCGGCCCGCGACGGCGAGTGGTCCGCGGTGCTTCGTGACGGCGTCCGTGTGCACTGGTCGGACGCGCGGTCCTACCGCGCCCGCGTGGCCCTCGCGACGACGCTGCGCCTGCACGGCGTCGCACTTTGGTCCCTGAACCTGGAGGCGCTGCCGCGCACCTGA